One region of Stigmatella erecta genomic DNA includes:
- a CDS encoding ABC transporter ATP-binding protein: protein MEKPPSKPRLPSRLTLRRLASLARPEARTLLAGTFFLALGSGMSLLYPQAMRLIIDEALGSRDRAMIDRAALGMTVILAIQALSVALRYYLFTTAGERVVTSLRQKLFSSLMGQEVAFFDERKTGELTNRLASDTTVLQNTVSANVSMVLRNLATAVGGVALLFYTSPILTLLMLAVVPAVAVSAVVYGRRVRRIAKEVQDALATSNEVAEESLSGVRTVRAFAAEKHEVARYRSAMDKAFALARLRIHHASIFMAVASFGGFAAAVVVLWYGGRLVVDGAMSVGGLTSFLVYSLFVAFSLGALAELWADFMRASGAAERVFELIDRKPTIPTSGGERPAHVEGRIELREVNFAYPTRPDIQVLQGIDLTIAPGEIVAIVGPSGAGKSTIASMLTRLYDPQEGRVLLDGQDLKTLDPEWLRQQIGVVAQEPLLFSSSIAENIRYGRMDASDAEVEAAARAANAHDFISRFPEGYRTPVGERGVQLSGGQKQRVAIARAVLKDPRLLILDEATSALDAESEHLVKDALDRLMQGRTTLIIAHRLSTVMGAHRVLVLQGGNVVQSGSHAALMSQEGLYRRLVERQFVAA from the coding sequence GTGGAAAAGCCTCCCTCGAAACCCCGCCTTCCCTCCCGGCTGACGCTGCGCCGGCTTGCCAGCCTGGCCCGCCCAGAGGCCCGCACCCTGCTGGCGGGAACGTTCTTCCTGGCCCTGGGCAGCGGCATGAGCCTGCTGTACCCCCAGGCGATGCGCCTCATCATCGACGAGGCCCTGGGCTCACGGGACCGGGCGATGATTGACCGGGCCGCGCTGGGGATGACGGTCATCCTCGCCATCCAGGCCCTGTCGGTCGCGCTGCGCTACTACCTGTTCACCACCGCGGGCGAGCGCGTGGTGACGAGCCTGCGGCAGAAGCTCTTCTCCAGCCTCATGGGCCAGGAGGTGGCCTTCTTCGACGAGCGAAAGACGGGCGAGCTCACCAACCGCCTCGCCTCGGACACCACCGTGCTCCAGAACACCGTGAGCGCGAACGTGTCCATGGTGCTGCGCAACCTGGCCACCGCGGTGGGCGGCGTGGCGCTGCTCTTCTACACCTCGCCGATCCTCACGCTGCTGATGCTGGCGGTGGTGCCCGCGGTGGCGGTGAGCGCGGTGGTGTACGGGCGGCGGGTGCGCAGGATCGCCAAGGAAGTGCAGGACGCGCTGGCCACCTCCAACGAGGTGGCCGAGGAGAGCCTGTCGGGCGTGCGCACCGTGCGCGCCTTCGCGGCGGAGAAGCACGAGGTGGCGCGCTACCGCAGCGCCATGGACAAGGCGTTCGCGCTGGCGCGCCTCCGCATCCACCACGCCTCCATCTTCATGGCCGTGGCCTCCTTCGGAGGCTTCGCGGCCGCCGTGGTGGTGCTCTGGTACGGCGGACGGCTGGTGGTGGACGGCGCCATGTCGGTGGGCGGCCTCACCTCCTTCCTCGTCTACTCGCTCTTCGTGGCCTTCTCGCTGGGGGCCCTGGCGGAGCTGTGGGCGGACTTCATGCGCGCCTCGGGGGCCGCCGAGCGCGTCTTCGAGCTGATCGACCGCAAGCCCACCATCCCCACCTCCGGGGGCGAGCGTCCCGCCCACGTCGAGGGCCGCATCGAGCTGCGCGAGGTGAACTTCGCCTACCCCACGCGCCCGGACATCCAGGTGCTGCAGGGCATCGATCTCACCATCGCCCCGGGCGAAATCGTCGCCATCGTCGGCCCCTCGGGGGCGGGCAAGTCCACCATCGCGAGCATGCTGACGCGCCTCTATGATCCGCAGGAAGGCCGCGTCCTGCTGGATGGCCAGGACCTGAAGACGTTGGATCCGGAGTGGCTGAGGCAGCAGATCGGCGTGGTGGCGCAGGAGCCGCTGCTCTTCTCCTCCTCCATCGCGGAGAACATCCGCTACGGCCGGATGGATGCCAGCGACGCGGAGGTGGAGGCGGCCGCGCGCGCCGCCAACGCGCACGACTTCATCAGCCGGTTCCCGGAGGGCTACCGGACCCCGGTGGGTGAGCGCGGCGTGCAGCTCTCCGGCGGCCAGAAGCAGCGCGTGGCCATCGCCCGGGCGGTGCTGAAGGATCCGCGCCTGCTCATCCTGGACGAGGCCACGAGCGCGCTGGACGCGGAGAGCGAGCACCTGGTGAAGGACGCGCTGGACCGGCTGATGCAGGGGCGCACCACGCTCATCATCGCCCACCGCCTCTCCACGGTGATGGGCGCCCACCGGGTGCTGGTGCTGCAAGGCGGCAACGTGGTGCAGAGCGGAAGCCACGCGGCGCTGATGAGCCAGGAGGGCCTCTACCGCCGGCTCGTGGAGCGGCAGTTCGTAGCGGCCTGA
- a CDS encoding aldo/keto reductase, translating to MERRVFGTAGVSVPVIGQGTWQMENDDREGAIRALQAGMDLGLTHLDTAELYGRGRVEESIVAQAIAGRREAVFLVSKVMPSNATYEGTLKACERSLQRLRTDRLDCYLLHWPGSHPLEHTVRAFEALVRDGKIRSWGVSNFGVEELEEAVRIAGPGRIVCNQVLYHLEERAIEHRVLPWCERANIAVVGYSPFGNGHFPRPDSAGGRVLAAVAQAHGATPYQVALQFLVRRPGLFTIPKASHEPHARDNAAAAGLRLSPEELARIDAAFPRGPDTGELPLL from the coding sequence ATGGAACGGCGCGTCTTTGGAACGGCGGGGGTGTCGGTGCCGGTCATCGGGCAGGGGACCTGGCAGATGGAGAACGACGACCGGGAGGGGGCCATCCGGGCCCTCCAGGCCGGCATGGACCTGGGGCTGACCCACCTGGACACGGCGGAGCTGTACGGGCGCGGCCGGGTGGAGGAGTCCATCGTGGCCCAGGCCATCGCCGGGCGGCGCGAGGCGGTGTTCCTCGTCTCCAAGGTGATGCCCTCGAACGCGACCTATGAGGGCACCTTGAAGGCGTGCGAGCGCAGCCTCCAGCGCCTGAGGACCGACCGGCTGGACTGCTACCTGCTGCACTGGCCTGGCTCCCACCCCCTGGAGCACACCGTGCGCGCCTTCGAGGCGCTGGTGCGCGATGGGAAGATCCGCTCCTGGGGGGTGAGCAACTTCGGCGTCGAGGAGCTGGAGGAGGCGGTGCGCATCGCGGGCCCGGGCCGCATTGTCTGCAACCAGGTGCTCTACCACCTGGAGGAGCGCGCCATCGAGCACAGGGTCCTGCCCTGGTGCGAGCGCGCGAACATCGCCGTGGTGGGCTACAGCCCCTTTGGCAACGGCCACTTTCCCCGGCCGGACAGCGCGGGCGGCCGGGTGCTGGCCGCGGTGGCCCAGGCGCACGGGGCCACCCCCTATCAGGTGGCGCTTCAGTTCCTGGTGCGCCGCCCCGGCCTGTTCACCATCCCCAAGGCCAGCCACGAGCCGCATGCGCGCGACAACGCCGCCGCGGCCGGGCTGCGGCTCTCCCCGGAGGAGCTGGCCCGGATCGACGCCGCGTTCCCGCGGGGCCCCGACACCGGGGAGCTGCCCCTCCTCTGA
- a CDS encoding AAA family ATPase has protein sequence MIRSVHFENFRCLKDVELQLQPLTVLVGSSSSGKTSVLEGMHYRLACEPSDYWRMDTTLRMSLQWTFDDGKQVRRIFPLSAFDSMSLHGHSVQSLALDIGALRNDSLMGRVTMLHPTGENLASVFASLEPAQREAVVSQLSLLVPSLKAVSLHQTGPRTHQLRFQDRWQPGLWFTPAQVAESVMYLMAFLVLPYQKPLPDVLTLDEPERGLHSRLLRQVVAMLRRMTVGSPGVRPVQVIIATHSFDLLEHIPPEDLRLLSRSPEDGSVQVSYPKQHLQEWKSRSIEPL, from the coding sequence ATGATCCGCTCGGTCCATTTCGAGAATTTCCGGTGTCTCAAAGACGTGGAGTTACAACTCCAGCCCCTCACGGTCCTGGTGGGCTCCAGCTCGTCCGGAAAGACGTCGGTGCTGGAGGGCATGCACTACCGGCTGGCCTGTGAACCCTCGGACTACTGGCGCATGGACACGACGCTGCGCATGTCGCTCCAGTGGACGTTCGATGATGGAAAGCAGGTGCGCCGCATCTTCCCGCTCTCGGCGTTCGATTCCATGTCCCTGCACGGGCACTCGGTCCAGAGCCTGGCGCTGGACATTGGCGCACTGCGCAACGACAGCCTCATGGGGCGCGTCACGATGCTGCACCCCACCGGGGAGAACCTCGCCAGCGTCTTCGCCTCGCTCGAGCCCGCCCAGCGCGAGGCGGTGGTGAGCCAGCTGAGCCTGCTGGTCCCCTCCCTCAAGGCCGTGAGCCTGCACCAGACGGGGCCGCGCACCCACCAGCTGCGCTTCCAGGACCGCTGGCAGCCGGGCCTCTGGTTCACGCCGGCCCAGGTGGCCGAGAGCGTGATGTACCTCATGGCCTTCCTGGTCCTGCCGTACCAGAAACCGCTGCCGGATGTGCTCACGCTGGACGAGCCCGAGCGCGGGCTGCACTCGCGCCTGCTGCGGCAAGTGGTGGCGATGCTGCGCCGGATGACCGTGGGCTCGCCGGGCGTCCGGCCCGTCCAGGTCATCATCGCCACGCACTCGTTCGACCTGCTCGAGCACATTCCGCCCGAGGATTTGCGCCTGCTGTCACGCTCCCCCGAGGACGGCTCCGTGCAGGTGAGCTACCCGAAGCAGCACCTCCAGGAGTGGAAGAGCCGCTCCATCGAGCCGCTCTGA
- a CDS encoding amidase, giving the protein MHLSEYIRFDGMGLASLVQRKEVSPAELVRVAFQAIAAVNPSLNAVIATLEDEAQASLTRGLPAGPFTGVPFLIKDLGVHAAQIPSSQGTRTFKGLVFPHDSALMARYRRAGLVLVGRTNAPELGLNISTEPLAWGPSRNPWHLAFSPGGSSGGSAAAVSAGMVPMAYGNDGGGSIRVPAGLCGLFGLKPTRGRISSGPGAGELLNGFGTEHVLTRSVRDSAAMLDVSAGPEVGDPYGIPPPARPFLEEVGREPGRLRIGVCRAAPLGDPVSPECLQALDEAVRLCASLGHELVEVPPPFNGALLEQILLSLWSTALLGWASGLSAMSGLPLQEENFERTTWATLEHGRRVTGGEVQAALAMLNQFSRESGRFFVDHDLLLTPPYALPALPLGLLDANAPLTFPQWMRRLQSVCPFTTQANATGQPAMSVPLSWSAQGLPIGAHFVGRWGDEATLLRLAGQLERAQPWAHRRPPHHAAVSQA; this is encoded by the coding sequence ATGCACCTGAGCGAATACATCCGGTTCGATGGCATGGGACTGGCCTCGCTGGTCCAGCGCAAGGAGGTGTCCCCCGCAGAGCTGGTCCGGGTGGCCTTCCAGGCCATCGCGGCCGTGAATCCCTCGCTCAATGCCGTCATCGCCACGCTGGAGGATGAGGCCCAGGCCTCCCTGACGCGAGGCTTGCCCGCTGGGCCGTTCACCGGGGTGCCTTTCCTCATCAAGGATCTGGGGGTGCATGCGGCGCAGATCCCGTCCTCTCAGGGAACCCGGACCTTCAAGGGCCTGGTATTTCCCCACGACAGCGCCCTGATGGCGCGCTACCGCCGTGCGGGCCTGGTGCTCGTGGGCCGCACCAATGCGCCCGAGCTGGGGCTGAACATCTCCACCGAGCCCCTGGCGTGGGGGCCGTCCCGCAACCCCTGGCACCTGGCGTTCAGCCCCGGGGGCTCCAGTGGCGGCTCGGCGGCGGCGGTGAGCGCCGGCATGGTGCCCATGGCCTACGGCAACGATGGTGGCGGTTCCATCCGCGTGCCGGCCGGGCTGTGTGGCCTCTTCGGGTTGAAGCCGACCCGGGGCCGCATCAGCTCCGGCCCTGGGGCCGGGGAACTCCTGAACGGCTTCGGGACCGAGCACGTCCTGACCCGCTCGGTGCGCGACAGCGCGGCGATGCTGGACGTCTCCGCCGGGCCCGAGGTGGGGGACCCCTACGGGATTCCCCCGCCCGCGCGGCCGTTCCTGGAGGAAGTGGGGCGGGAGCCCGGGCGGTTGCGCATCGGCGTGTGCCGGGCGGCGCCCCTGGGAGACCCGGTCAGCCCCGAGTGCCTGCAGGCCCTGGACGAGGCGGTCCGGCTGTGCGCCTCCCTGGGGCACGAGCTCGTCGAGGTGCCCCCGCCCTTCAATGGCGCGCTGCTGGAGCAGATCCTCCTGTCGCTCTGGAGCACCGCCCTGCTGGGGTGGGCCAGCGGGCTGTCCGCCATGAGCGGGCTGCCCCTTCAGGAGGAGAACTTCGAGCGGACGACCTGGGCCACCCTGGAGCATGGGCGCCGCGTCACGGGGGGCGAGGTCCAGGCGGCCCTGGCGATGCTCAATCAGTTCAGCCGGGAGTCGGGGCGCTTCTTCGTGGACCACGACTTGCTGCTGACCCCCCCCTATGCGCTGCCCGCCTTGCCGCTCGGCCTGCTGGATGCCAACGCGCCGCTGACCTTCCCCCAGTGGATGCGGCGGCTCCAGTCCGTCTGTCCTTTCACCACGCAGGCCAACGCCACCGGGCAGCCCGCCATGAGCGTGCCGCTCTCCTGGAGCGCGCAGGGGCTCCCCATCGGGGCCCACTTCGTCGGCCGCTGGGGCGATGAGGCCACGCTGCTGCGGCTGGCCGGCCAGCTCGAGCGGGCCCAGCCCTGGGCCCACCGCAGGCCTCCCCATCACGCCGCCGTGTCCCAGGCCTAG
- a CDS encoding TOMM system kinase/cyclase fusion protein codes for MASITAGMVFQDRYEILSKLGEGGFGEVYRARQQVTQHEVAIKVLRTFHSAEEHQVARFQREMQVCAQLHHPNIVRLIDSGKAEPDLLYTVFEYVPGRTLAEVLAAEGALSPGESVHLMLQVLDALSCAHNQGVIHRDLKPQNIMLSHTGARRNAMVLDFGLGTLATEGKEDLARITRTHEMLGTPTYAAPEQLRGEPVTAGSDLYSWGLIFLECLTGQRMVDGATVQQVIFKQLGPDPIAIPEWLEHHRLGQLLRKVTSKDVKGRELSAQRVVRELELGAVEGWPMEGGKGAEPTAAPLLAPGLLEGQARGERRQLTAVCCHVSLFTSGEEDDEELDLSLRALHATCSFIARRHGAHVGSVLGEWMLFYFGYPRAEEDDARRAARATLEMAAQMERRGAELKAEGPRRLEFRAGLHTGLVISQDPYAPQRVDLPSLVGTTPNRAVRMQARAAPGTILVSEATSKLLRGHFSLDEQGRQEGAPGQEEGAFRLLHENRISPTSLDGVITLPLYGRAEELELLRQRWAQTVQGTGQSILLSGEPGIGKSRLVHELVRKVRGTPHAFLECRCAPEGRNNALSPVVELLETLLGIGRHAEPGQALAAIEALLTQHGFPLAEAMPLFAGLLSVRGSSGQYPVPEVSPQRAKELTLELLVSLFFEMSGQQPLLLLVEDLHWADPTTLELLGQLVEDCSTTRLCLVLTARSEFVPQGAMARVLQVQLSRLDRQRAEEMVKGLTQQVPLPRELVEQLVNRTDGVPLFLEELTRMVMDTLPARASDRTWTPTRLAIPSTLRDSLMARLDRLGAARETAQLAAALGRDFSYEVLKAVSSRPDAELQRDLRALADADLVHRRRGVRSPTYLFKHALIRDTAYESMLRPMRREVHARIAATLEQHFPELVTTRADLLALHHAAADQKRQALDYAQKAALGALMRSANAEAEAHVTEALGWLEVVEDVRERAQLELGLNGILIPARMSTYGWADEHIKTRIDRSQQLIDELGDSPQVAPSLWALGLYHHNRGHRPVARAVMERLLAMGEHSGNDSLIVMALCGLGHCLTVDGQLAEARACFERGLALYDASRHATLGVYLGLDPRAYAQMAMGFLGWMMGYADLAATYAHSALAWAEETKHPSSLALAYFFHLTFLQAQGDRAQVITLADKALDITQRHGLPANAVYCRMVRNWAVKDRQGLKHEINELQEKMGVGLAMTYYNYLLAELEFDAQRYDEARALIDIFLSGEKSPGERYYLADLLCLKGRCLRAQGEATAAEQCFREAMAVASQQAAKMLELKAANALCELLQERGQAPQAQALLTPLLEWFTEGFQSPEVARARVLLDQLAA; via the coding sequence TTGGCTTCGATCACAGCGGGGATGGTGTTCCAGGATCGCTACGAGATCCTCTCGAAGCTAGGCGAAGGGGGATTTGGCGAGGTCTACCGGGCGCGTCAGCAAGTGACGCAGCACGAGGTGGCCATCAAGGTCCTGCGGACCTTCCACTCCGCCGAGGAGCACCAGGTCGCGCGCTTCCAGCGCGAGATGCAGGTGTGCGCCCAGCTCCATCACCCCAACATCGTGCGGCTCATCGACTCGGGAAAAGCCGAGCCGGACCTGCTCTACACCGTCTTCGAGTACGTGCCGGGCCGCACCCTGGCCGAAGTGCTGGCCGCCGAAGGGGCCTTGTCCCCCGGGGAGTCCGTGCACCTGATGCTCCAGGTGCTGGATGCGCTGAGCTGCGCGCACAACCAGGGCGTCATCCACCGGGACCTCAAGCCCCAGAACATCATGCTTTCCCACACCGGGGCGCGCCGCAACGCGATGGTGCTCGACTTCGGCCTGGGCACGCTGGCCACGGAGGGCAAGGAGGACCTGGCGCGCATCACCCGGACCCACGAGATGCTGGGGACGCCCACCTACGCGGCCCCCGAGCAGCTCCGGGGTGAGCCCGTCACCGCGGGCTCGGATCTCTACTCCTGGGGGCTCATCTTCCTGGAGTGCCTCACCGGGCAGCGCATGGTGGACGGCGCCACCGTGCAGCAGGTGATTTTCAAGCAGCTCGGCCCGGACCCCATCGCCATTCCGGAGTGGCTCGAACACCACCGGCTGGGCCAGCTCCTGCGCAAGGTGACGAGCAAGGACGTGAAGGGGCGCGAGCTCTCCGCCCAGCGCGTGGTGCGGGAGCTGGAGCTGGGCGCCGTGGAAGGCTGGCCGATGGAGGGGGGCAAGGGCGCGGAGCCCACGGCCGCGCCGCTGCTGGCCCCGGGCCTCCTCGAGGGCCAGGCCCGCGGGGAGCGCCGCCAGCTCACCGCCGTCTGTTGCCACGTGAGCCTCTTCACGTCCGGCGAGGAGGACGACGAGGAGCTGGACCTGTCGCTCCGGGCGCTGCACGCCACGTGCTCTTTCATCGCCCGCCGCCATGGCGCCCACGTGGGGAGCGTGCTCGGCGAGTGGATGCTGTTCTACTTCGGCTACCCCCGGGCGGAGGAGGACGATGCGCGCCGGGCGGCCCGGGCCACCCTGGAGATGGCCGCGCAGATGGAGCGCAGGGGCGCGGAGCTGAAGGCGGAAGGGCCGCGCCGCCTGGAGTTCCGGGCGGGACTCCACACGGGCCTCGTCATCAGCCAGGATCCGTACGCGCCCCAGCGCGTGGACCTGCCCTCCCTGGTGGGCACCACGCCCAACCGGGCGGTGCGGATGCAGGCGCGGGCCGCGCCCGGCACCATCCTGGTCAGCGAGGCCACCTCCAAGCTGCTGCGCGGGCACTTCTCGCTCGATGAGCAGGGCCGCCAGGAGGGGGCACCGGGCCAGGAGGAGGGGGCCTTCCGGTTGCTGCACGAGAACCGCATCTCCCCCACCAGCCTCGACGGGGTCATCACCCTGCCGCTGTATGGCCGCGCCGAGGAGCTGGAGCTGCTGCGGCAGCGCTGGGCGCAGACGGTGCAGGGGACGGGCCAGAGCATCCTGCTGTCCGGAGAGCCGGGCATCGGCAAGTCCCGGCTGGTGCATGAGCTGGTCCGCAAGGTGCGCGGCACGCCGCACGCCTTCCTGGAGTGCCGCTGCGCACCGGAAGGCCGCAACAACGCCCTGTCCCCGGTGGTGGAGCTGCTGGAGACGCTGCTGGGCATCGGCCGCCACGCGGAGCCCGGCCAGGCCTTGGCGGCGATCGAGGCGCTGCTGACCCAGCACGGCTTCCCGCTCGCCGAGGCCATGCCCCTGTTCGCGGGCCTGCTGTCGGTCAGGGGCAGCTCGGGCCAGTACCCGGTCCCGGAGGTGTCTCCCCAGCGCGCCAAGGAGCTGACGCTCGAGCTGCTGGTGTCGCTCTTCTTCGAGATGTCCGGGCAGCAGCCCCTGTTGTTGCTCGTCGAGGATCTGCACTGGGCGGATCCGACGACGCTGGAGCTGCTCGGGCAGCTCGTCGAGGACTGCTCCACCACGCGGCTGTGCCTGGTGCTCACCGCGCGCTCGGAGTTCGTCCCCCAGGGGGCCATGGCGCGGGTGCTCCAGGTGCAGCTGAGCCGGCTGGACCGGCAGCGCGCGGAGGAGATGGTGAAGGGGCTCACCCAGCAGGTTCCGCTGCCGCGCGAGCTGGTGGAGCAGCTGGTGAACCGCACGGACGGGGTGCCGCTCTTCCTCGAAGAGCTGACGCGCATGGTGATGGACACGCTGCCCGCGCGCGCGAGCGACCGGACCTGGACGCCCACGCGGCTGGCCATTCCCAGCACCCTGCGCGACTCCTTGATGGCGCGGCTGGACCGGCTGGGGGCCGCGCGGGAGACGGCGCAACTCGCCGCGGCGCTGGGCCGGGATTTCAGCTACGAGGTGCTCAAGGCCGTCTCCTCCCGCCCGGACGCGGAGCTGCAGCGGGACTTACGGGCGCTGGCGGACGCGGACCTCGTCCACCGCCGGCGGGGCGTGCGCAGCCCCACCTACCTCTTCAAGCACGCGCTCATCCGGGACACGGCCTACGAGTCCATGCTCCGGCCCATGCGCCGGGAGGTGCATGCGCGCATCGCGGCCACGCTGGAGCAGCATTTTCCGGAGCTGGTGACCACGCGCGCGGACCTGCTGGCCCTGCACCATGCCGCGGCGGACCAGAAGCGCCAGGCGCTGGACTATGCCCAGAAGGCGGCGCTCGGGGCGCTGATGCGCTCGGCCAACGCCGAGGCCGAGGCCCATGTCACCGAGGCGCTGGGCTGGCTGGAGGTGGTGGAGGACGTGCGTGAGCGGGCGCAGCTCGAGCTGGGGCTCAACGGCATCCTCATTCCGGCCCGCATGAGCACCTATGGCTGGGCGGACGAGCACATCAAGACCCGCATCGACCGGTCCCAGCAGCTCATCGATGAACTGGGGGACAGCCCCCAGGTGGCCCCCAGCCTGTGGGCGCTGGGGCTCTACCACCACAACCGGGGCCACCGCCCGGTGGCCCGGGCCGTGATGGAGCGGTTGCTGGCCATGGGCGAGCACTCCGGGAACGACTCGCTGATCGTCATGGCGCTGTGCGGACTGGGCCATTGCCTCACGGTCGATGGGCAGCTGGCCGAGGCCCGGGCGTGCTTCGAGCGGGGGCTCGCGCTCTATGACGCCTCACGGCACGCGACGCTGGGCGTCTACCTCGGGTTGGATCCGCGCGCCTATGCCCAGATGGCGATGGGCTTCCTGGGGTGGATGATGGGGTACGCGGACCTGGCGGCCACCTATGCCCACTCCGCCCTGGCCTGGGCCGAGGAGACGAAGCACCCCAGCAGCCTCGCGCTGGCGTATTTCTTTCACCTCACCTTCCTGCAAGCCCAAGGGGACCGGGCCCAGGTCATCACGCTGGCCGACAAGGCCCTGGACATCACCCAGCGCCATGGCTTGCCCGCCAATGCGGTCTATTGCCGGATGGTACGTAATTGGGCCGTGAAAGACCGGCAGGGTTTGAAACATGAAATCAACGAGCTCCAGGAGAAAATGGGCGTGGGGCTCGCGATGACCTATTACAACTATCTGCTGGCGGAGCTGGAGTTCGACGCGCAGCGGTATGACGAGGCGCGGGCGCTCATCGATATCTTCCTGAGCGGCGAGAAAAGCCCGGGAGAGCGCTATTACCTGGCAGATTTGCTCTGTCTTAAAGGCCGCTGTCTCCGGGCGCAGGGAGAGGCCACGGCCGCCGAGCAGTGTTTCCGGGAGGCCATGGCGGTGGCCAGCCAGCAAGCCGCGAAAATGCTGGAATTGAAGGCAGCGAATGCCCTGTGTGAACTGTTGCAGGAGCGAGGGCAGGCCCCGCAGGCCCAAGCCCTGCTCACGCCGCTGCTGGAATGGTTCACCGAGGGTTTTCAGTCCCCGGAGGTCGCGCGCGCCCGGGTCCTTTTGGACCAACTCGCCGCGTAA
- a CDS encoding amidohydrolase family protein: MREGLRLMDADRHVLEPPGLWRDYLPPEYREGAPYYQVLAPQESLEQRVARLGPKGLLPPMETLMLDGQPVWNKLSERAMVEVAWSLSQRPGGAAMGATAANHLRSMDGSGVDLAFLYPTSASFLLRIDGMAPARAAAFAHAYNSWLRDFCQPDPARLRGVGVLSLHEPSGMVAELERVAGFGWKAVVLPPNPVGHRTLSHPDYEPFWSACERLSMAVTLHEGSHARLPTAGADRFHTRFALNASSHPLEQMLALLTLIEGGVLERHPRLRVGILEAGCGWLPYWLWRMDATWQYMAGEVAENVRMKPSEYFRRQCFASIEPEEPGIAEVVRFLGTDNLMFGSDYPHADHGEDIVDHLMKLRAVLSEEAIHKLLWDNAARFYGMT, encoded by the coding sequence ATGCGCGAAGGACTCCGGCTGATGGACGCGGACCGACATGTCCTGGAGCCCCCCGGGCTGTGGCGGGACTACCTGCCCCCCGAGTACCGGGAGGGCGCGCCGTACTACCAGGTCCTCGCCCCCCAGGAGTCCCTGGAGCAGCGCGTGGCGCGGCTGGGCCCCAAGGGGCTGCTGCCGCCCATGGAAACGCTGATGCTCGACGGCCAGCCCGTGTGGAACAAGCTCTCGGAGCGGGCCATGGTGGAGGTGGCCTGGAGCCTCTCCCAGCGCCCGGGGGGCGCCGCCATGGGGGCCACCGCCGCCAACCACCTGCGCTCCATGGACGGCTCGGGCGTGGACCTGGCCTTCCTCTACCCCACCTCCGCCTCGTTCCTGCTGCGCATCGATGGCATGGCGCCCGCGCGGGCCGCGGCGTTCGCCCACGCCTACAACAGCTGGCTGCGCGACTTCTGCCAGCCGGACCCCGCGCGCCTGCGCGGCGTGGGCGTACTCAGCCTGCACGAGCCCTCGGGAATGGTGGCCGAGCTGGAGCGCGTGGCGGGCTTCGGCTGGAAGGCCGTGGTGCTTCCGCCCAATCCGGTGGGACACCGGACGCTGTCCCACCCGGACTACGAGCCGTTCTGGTCCGCCTGCGAGCGCCTCTCGATGGCGGTCACCCTCCACGAGGGCAGCCATGCCCGGCTGCCCACGGCCGGCGCGGACCGCTTCCACACCCGCTTCGCGCTCAATGCCTCCTCGCACCCGCTGGAGCAGATGCTCGCCCTGCTGACCCTCATCGAGGGCGGCGTGCTGGAACGGCACCCGCGCTTGCGCGTGGGCATCCTGGAGGCGGGCTGTGGGTGGCTGCCTTACTGGCTCTGGCGCATGGATGCCACGTGGCAATACATGGCCGGCGAGGTGGCGGAGAATGTCCGGATGAAGCCCTCGGAGTACTTCCGGCGCCAGTGTTTCGCGTCCATCGAACCCGAGGAGCCTGGCATCGCGGAGGTGGTCCGGTTCCTGGGCACGGACAACCTCATGTTTGGCAGCGATTACCCTCACGCGGACCACGGCGAGGACATCGTGGACCACCTCATGAAGCTACGGGCGGTGTTGTCCGAGGAAGCCATTCACAAGCTTCTGTGGGACAACGCCGCCCGCTTCTACGGCATGACGTGA